Proteins from a single region of Nomascus leucogenys isolate Asia chromosome 2, Asia_NLE_v1, whole genome shotgun sequence:
- the LOC115837021 gene encoding uncharacterized protein LOC115837021: MSNQIQPIVKLWDLPSKDTEHKLRHRCEKLSKSAWPDKWLPCRECQPRLAHSPRPQGEGGQGKWGSAISKQTHHWWSPAPAEVGSPLFLRGVLFCPLLKVGGGSFVSRCGGWERTLLHRLGLQEGGCGDVCNGTIIIPGLRGQVEGTGRASPGAVAVAAGKVARGLPGRAGAVLPQVREGAGWREGGRARGRREEGGRGGGRARAHLSWTAALAELRLTWALRAEEEGGRAGGRGRDAEGRRRRRLGWLARLSLALPPAGKSGSHPASPAHSQPPWLSLLLLLPLRDPLAAAAAAADGKSWQPDVGACRRGGRRARSFRPPLARERALSAPGASTFRGPGLGARLRRGMSVASPPTLPPPTARSAPEGPITRWASEGRSQAQAGIEP; encoded by the exons ATGTCAAACCAAATCCAGCCTATTGTAAAGCTCTGGGACCTCCCTTCCAAGGACACCGAACACAAGCTTAGACACCGCTGCGAAAAGCTGTCCAAAAGCGCCTGGCCGGACAAAT ggTTGCCGTGCAGGGAGTGTCAGCCACGTCTAGCGCACAGTCCCAGGCCCCAGGGCGAAGGCGGCCAGGGGAAATGGGGCTCAGCGATTTCTAAGCAAACGCATCACTGGTGGTCTCCAGCGCCTGCGGAGGTAGGATCGCCTCTTTTCTTAAGGGGCGTGTTATTTTGTCCTCTTTTGAAAGTAGGAGGGGGTTCTTTCGTTTCTCGCTGCGGGGGGTGGGAGAGAACGTTGCTGCACCGCCTGGGTCTCCAAGAGGGAGGGTGCGGGGATGTCTGCAATGGTACTATAATTATTCCTGGACTGAGAGGGCAAGTAGAGGGGACGGGGCGAGCGTCACCTGGAGCTGTGGCAGTGGCAGCAGGGAAGGTCGCAAGGGGCTTACCCGGGCGGGCGGGCGCTGTCCTGCCGCAGGTGAGGGAGGGCGCAGGCTGGCGGGAGGGAGGGCGCGCGCGAGGCAGGCGcgaggaaggggggaggggaggagggcgcGCGCGCGCACACCTGTCCTGGACAGCGGCGCTAGCCGAGCTGCGCCTCACTTGGGCTCTGcgggctgaggaggaaggagggcgGGCTGGCGGGCGGGGGCGGGACGccgaggggaggaggaggaggcggctcGGATGGCTGGCTCGGCTCTCGCTCGCTCTCCCTCCCGCGGGCAAGTCCGGCTCACACCCTGCTTCTCCCGCTCACTCACAGCCCCCTtggctctccctcctcctcctccttcccctgcgGGATCcgctcgccgccgccgccgccgccgcagacGGCAAGTCGTGGCAGCCAGACGTCGGCGC CTGCCGCCGCGGCGGCCGCCGAGCGCGCTCTTTCCGCCCCCCTCTCGCGCGTGAGCGCGCCCTCTCTGCTCCTGGCGCGTCAACATTCCGCGGCCCAGGCCTTGGGGCGCGTCTGAGGAGGGGGATGTCTGTGGCCTCTCCGCCCACACTTCCTCCACCCACCGCCCGCAGCGCCCCAGAAGGACCTATTACTCGTTGGGCTTCTGAAGGCCGAAGCCAGGCTCAGGCGGGGATAGAACCCTGA